The Coregonus clupeaformis isolate EN_2021a chromosome 13, ASM2061545v1, whole genome shotgun sequence genome includes a region encoding these proteins:
- the LOC121578910 gene encoding neuronal PAS domain-containing protein 4B-like, translating to MNRSTKGASKARRDQINAEIRNLKELLPISDTDKARLSYLHIMSLACMYTRKSVFFAQDLLFSLPKTDALQDETMDFMYFHELSGLMHELSGFMLLLTSDGKILYLSDNVADNLGHCMVDLVAQSDSVYDIIHPMDHFIMRSNIAGLPITTTDTDRLFRCRFNTTKFIQRQGARNKLMLVRARCLTPPCPVSNYWTSNPVWVCFCTPLKTKMSNLTIAKSAPLKPPPEHTSLLACFHSQHHRDMRLWDAQDSVSVYLGYDVESLRSRSWYSLVHPRDLSHASEQHHILLNEGGERQVEMVLQVEAADHSWVWLYMVLQLNNGEHPISCHNYIISESEAWSIRQQLCLEQNQFPGYLGSGESLSSPDQVFTPSSSGLSAHSLDFSTATSGVSACEEPMQPVGYGPQSSLSSLDEENFPETHEGQHQWKPKSSHLSVGPTTVDPPASLTDPESDILSQRITSQSLTNISDPLPSSLTKPLAPLTMPHPQQMGEFACTPPYTPHLVSGGFPFGEQLQLNLVHINAAVSCPIITSAHRAPAFSQAFSSDHPELLFPAEPHRKLPPTTNSFGGDECSIMGLPQIMGPLYVDVPHRPFHGPLNELLLTPEASPTHPPCSFLSIDREQERENEDISLLAKYISSLAEGFCCDPLLPRVTPSTLTSPGLQATSQSSSPPCGGECQPWRGLDPPLSREDISLYEESLLLESLIEELSSFPLTRSSCSSSPSSPSSSSFNSSSSCSPLTSVSRCNPSLIEGESSIGVRHFCSVQSTQCNCMAVGGAMMVIRVMDMEVSEGPPSSLPSSAIALTAFQECASALVHPAPTIGLPHAQSLLEELGAMEPLFDADASSTPCWGNNLSCINSHSTMHSQSFHQDGSLRDPTF from the exons ATGAATCGGTCCACAAAAGGAGCATCGAAGGCTCGGAGGGACCAAATCAACGCAGAGATTCGGAACCTGAAGGAACTGTTGCCCATCTCCGATACGGACAAAGCTCGACTCTCCTACCTACACATCATGTCACTTGCCTGCATGTACACAAGAAAGTCTGTATTCTTCGCTCAAG ACCTCTTATTTTCGCTGCCAAAAACAGACGCTCTTCAAGACGAGACCATGGATTTCATGTATTTTCACGAGCTTTCGGGGTTGATGCACGAATTGTCAGGTTTCATGCTACTCCTAACAAGCGACGGAAAAATTCTGTATCTATCAGACAACGTCGCCGACAACCTCGGACATTGTATG GTGGACCTGGTTGCCCAGAGTGACAGTGTGTATGATATCATCCATCCTATGGACCACTTTATCATGAGGAGCAACATTGCAGGTCTACCAATAACCACTACTGATACAG ACAGGTTATTTCGATGTCGCTTCAATACTACAAAGTTCATCCAGCGGCAAGGTGCAAGGAACAAGTTGATGCTGGTCAGAGCTCGCTGCCTCACCCCACCTTGCCCTGTCTCTAATTACTGGACCTCCAACCCAGTATGGGTGTGTTTCTGTACCCCTCTGAAGACAAAAATGTCTAACCTCACAATCGCCAAGAGTGCCCCCCTTAAACCACCCCCTGAGCACACCTCCCTGCTAGCTTGTTTCCACTCTCAACACCACAGGGACATGAGGCTTTGGGACGCGCAGGACAG tgtgagtgtgtaccTGGGCTATGATGTGGAGTCTCTACGCTCTCGCTCCTGGTACAGCCTGGTTCATCCCAGGGATCTCTCCCATGCCTCTGAACAGCACCATATCCTAT TAAATGAAGGAGGGGAGCGGCAGGTGGAGATGGTATTGCAGGTGGAAGCAGCAGACCACTCCTGGGTCTGGCTCTATATGGTCCTCCAGCTGAACAATGGAGAACACCCCATCAGCTGCCACAACTACATCATCAG tgagtcAGAGGCGTGGTCAATACGCCAGCAGCTGTGTTTGGAGCAGAACCAGTTCCCTGGGTATTTGGGTTCTGGTGAGAGCCTGTCCAGTCCAGACCAGGTCTTCACCCCCAGCAGCAGTGGCCTGTCTGCCCACTCCTTAGACTTCAGCACTGCCACGTCTGGTGTGAGCGCTTGTGAGGAGCCCATGCAGCCAGTTGGTTATGGTCCTCAGTCCAGCCTGTCATCTCTGGATGAGGAGAACTTCCCCGAGACACATGAAGGACAACACCAGTGGAAACCAAAGTCCAGCCATCTCTCTGTTGGACCAACCACTGTGGACCCTCCTGCCTCACTGACTGACCCTGAGTCTGATATTCTGTCTCAGAGAATAACCTCTCAATCCCTAACCAATATTTCagaccccctcccctcctccctcaccaAGCCCCTTGCCCCTCTTACTATGCCCCACCCTCAACAGATGGGGGAGTTTGCATGCACTCCCCCGTACACCCCTCATCTTGTAAGTGGCGGTTTTCCTTTTGGGGAGCAACTGCAACTCAATTTAGTTCACATCAATGCTGCTGTGTCATGCCCAATTATTACCTCAGCACACAGAGCACCAGCCTTCTCCCAGGCTTTCTCCTCTGATCATCCTGAGCTGTTGTTCCCAGCAGAGCCCCATAGAAAGCTGCCCCCCACCACCAATAGTTTTGGGGGAGATGAATGCTCCATCATGGGCCTGCCACAGATTATGGGGCCCTTGTATGTGGATGTTCCCCACAGGCCCTTCCATGGCCCTCTGAATGAGCTCCTCCTTACCCCAGAGGCATCACCCACACACCCGCCCTGCTCCTTCCTCTCCATAgatagagagcaggagagagagaatgaggacaTTTCTCTCTTGGCTAAATATATTAGCTCTTTAGCTGAGGGATTTTGCTGTGACCCGCTTCTCCCCAGAGTGACCCCATCCACCTTGACTTCACCCGGCCTTCAGGCCACATCCCAGAGTTCCTCTCCACCTTGTGGAGGTGAGTGCCAGCCATGGAGGGGGCTAGACCCGCCCCTAAGCCGAGAGGATATCTCTCTGTATGAGGAGAGTCTGTTACTCGAGAGCCTAATTGAGGAGCTCTCATCTTTCCCTTTGACCCGCTCTTCAtgttcctcttctccctcttccccctcatcctcctcttttaactcctcctcctcttgctcgcCACTCACTTCAGTGAGCAGATGTAACCCCAGCCTCATCGAGGGTGAATCTTCAATCGGTGTAAGACATTTCTGTAGCGTCCAATCGACGCAGTGTAACTGCATGGCAGTGGGTGGAGCTATGATGGTCATCAGGGTGATGGATATGGAGGTGTCAGAGGGGCCTCCATCGTCGCTACCATCATCAGCCATCGCTCTCACAGCCTTCCAGGAGTGTGCCTCTGCCTTGGTCCATCCGGCCCCCACCATTGGTTTGCCCCATGCCCAGTCCCTTCTGGAGGAACTGGGGGCCATGGAACCTCTGTTTGATGCAGATGCCTCTTCCACCCCGTGTTGGGGTAACAACCTGAGTTGTATCAACTCCCACTCAACCATGCATTCACAAAGCTTTCACCAAG ATGGAAGCCTGCGTGACCCTACGTTTTAA